In Coffea eugenioides isolate CCC68of unplaced genomic scaffold, Ceug_1.0 ScVebR1_1919;HRSCAF=2855, whole genome shotgun sequence, the genomic stretch ATGGCTTCATTATGCCCTGCAATGTCAAAGCTTTTTGCTGCTCTGCAGAACAGGTTACTGAGCAAAATACTAGGAAATTGAGCTTTAAAATTGCTACAGATATGCCTACAGCAATGCCTTCCATGAGCAATAGGCACTATATCTTCATAAGCAAGATTCAAGCCCTAAaatgaaaaccaaaaaaaattatattgttACACTAATGACTAACAGAATCAGAACTGAACAAAACTATTGCAGAATTAATGTATCTTTTGCCTGTCACTCATGAAGGTTAAAGGACCATTCTCTCCAAATGGCCCAAAGAACTCCTCAAAGTGATGGAAAAACTAACTCCATGTTTCTTTATTTTCACACTCAGTCACAGCAAATGCAATAGGAAAGATGCTATTGTTAGCATCTAAAGTTACTGCTGTGAGAAGTACGCCACCAAAGGGACCTTTCAAAAtacatccatcaaaatcaacaaaaggTCTACAGCCTTCAAGAAATCCACTTCTTTGAGTTTTAATAAATATTCTCAGAAATCTAGACTCAACAAGGAGAGTAGGCCTATCATAATGTATTTTGCAAATGTTGTGCGGGTTGTATTTCCTGAGAAGTTCTGCATACTTTGGCAATTTGGTGTAGGATTCACTGTGATTGCCTTCAATCTCATTTCTTGCTTTTGAAAGTGCTCTATAAATTTGCCATTTGCTTGGATGCACACCATATTTAATCATCTCTGCTTCTACTCCTTTGGAAGACATGTTAGGGTGAATTCTCATGACTGGTACTAGTTTCTTTGCAATCTAGTCAGCTGTAGCTTCTATGTTCTTCCTATCCATCACATATGTGTGTTCACCTTGGTAAGACTTAATCATAAAGGTGATGGAATCTGCTACTGGTGATGCATGAATTCTCCATTTGCATCCTTCAACACCACAAATAGCTGTTACTCTACTCTTTTCATTCTTCACTCTCACAATAGGAAATCCTTTCTGAATGCATCAATATTAGTGAACAGCTGACCTTTCTTAAACTCTATGTTTCCTGTTAGGTTATACGTCcacattttttatttcaaagcTTGCTGAATGGGGTCACATGCTTCCTCATTTTCAGAATCAGAAACAATATCACCCTCCTCATtatcatcaaaatcaaaaaaGGACATGTCAGTATTCTCACTACCTGCCAGAGACATACTATCAACATCTATGTCATCCTCATTGTCACTATCCATGTTGTGTAGCCAGCTTGAATCAAAGCTAAAGTCATTATATTCATCCTCAGAATCATCAATCTCAATAGCAGATAcactgtcatttcctttttttcctaaGTTCAGATAGGTGTTATGACCATTTTCAACCTCAACATTAGTTTGATAATTGGGAATAACATCCATATCCAGCACATGCACATTAATCACCATTACAGACGTATGCATTTTGAACATTTCACTAACACTATTATCATCATCTGTAATATCAAACATGCGACCTGTCTTAAAAATTAGGCACCTCATGTGTATTAACTTATTCAGATGCCCAGGGACTTGACTGAATACTTTCTCGGCAACATCAAACAGCAAGTTAATATAATAGTAACCAATTGGATCGACATTTGGAATTCTCACTTGTTTCCCCTCATAGTGGACAAATATGTCATAAGCAAGAAGAAGAGCCATCCTAAGTTTCAAAAGTGACAGTTATTGAGCAACGATCAATCACAACACCTTACCATTGTACTAAAATGTTCTATATTTGTATTATAGACCAGTTCTGAACTCAGACAATGACTAATGCACCATGTTTATACAAGAGCTGTAAAGATCAAAAACAGATCATGATACATCATCCATTGATTAATGTCTTAAACAACTGGAATAGCAGAGCAACAAGTCTTAAACAACTGAAATAGTACAGCAGCAAGTCTTAAACAACTAGAataacatcacattcatatgcCATTGATCATTACTGACATATTCAAATCATGATGCAAGAGCTAACATACATTCACTGTAGTCAGGTTTTGCCTTATTATCATATAAGAGCTAACATGGAAATTCTGTGTCTTCAAGTGACAACATCAGAAATAATTTACCTATACAACTGTGATTCTTGCAAGTTAACTGGAGTAGATGCTCAGATTTTGGTTCCTTTCTATTGCATATTGTGCTTCCTCTCTCACGCATATGAAACCTCTCATGAACTAAGCAAAAGCTCCAGCGTCTTCCCTTTTGTTTCCTTCCCTCAATGATCACAATTTTATCAGTCATTTACctcttgtagacaccaaatttttgtcaatttttaatgtttcctgaaattttatctatttgataagttattattattatcatttttttaaatatatattaatgtatgattttctcatttttgtaggtttgtttttggaaaaagaaaaaaaaccacaaaacaaaagagaaaaatcaagaaataaaaaatcactttcatcattttccctaccaaaacaactattaacccattccacactcaattgccatggacctttcttttcattagctaaaaaaaaatcaccatttttggAAGATTCAGCACACAAGCTCCATTTTTTGCCACAAGTCTCTCTCGGCTCTACCCCAGGGGACTGGACAGACAAGCAAAAACAAGACCAACACTCCAATTTTTCCTCCCAAAAAAAATCCCTCTCGGCTCACTTGGGCAGAGGAGagaaacacaaaaaaaacaaaaaaagaagcaaGGCAATCTTCCTCTTCCCAACTCCCTctcggttttttttttctttgctcccaacacactcacacacaacttaaaacaacaaaaggaagCAGCGATCGGTTAGGCTATTTGGAGCTTGGCAAATGTCATCACAAACTTTGGCCAAGGGACCAAACTCCTCATTTGaggtattattattattattttttttcaacttttcatTTTATTAACTAATTAGATTAAATTCATGTTTTGCTATCTATTTGTCTCTTTCTTTTATTGATGTTGTTGTTATGTGGTGTTGTTGAAGTTTTGGAGTAAGCCATGTATGAAATTAGGAAAAAAAGATGATTTCTGTGAATGCATattaattgtttgaaaaaatgtcaaaaagaaTTTTAGGGACTGTTTTGCCTTAATGTAgtcttttgttgttgttttctggttagctaagattatagttgtaatGTAGAGATTATAAGGagtattgtaatatattttttatgatttttggtgaaagatAGGGtgaatgaacaaataaaaattgaaCTGATTTCTTGGCATTTTGGCCACTTTTGGGTCATTTTCTGTAAAAACTAAGTTCGAAAATGGAGTCTGTGCAAAAAATCGAGTGAGGGGtgtattttgaggatttttggtgACCGGAGAGGTCACCGGCGGTGACGGTCGGCGGCGGCGGCGCCACCGGCAGCCTCCATGGCCACCAGCTGAAGTTTTCTTCAACTGGCCgaacaagaaga encodes the following:
- the LOC113756037 gene encoding uncharacterized protein LOC113756037, giving the protein MRIHPNMSSKGVEAEMIKYGVHPSKWQIYRALSKARNEIEGNHSESYTKLPKYAELLRKYNPHNICKIHYDRPTLLVESRFLRIFIKTQRSGFLEGCRPFVDFDGCILKGPFGGVLLTAVTLDANNSIFPIAFAGLNLAYEDIVPIAHGRHCCRHICSNFKAQFPSILLSNLFCRAAKSFDIAGHNEAMANIKKLNIEAWRYLEKIPKTSWCRYTFNTGIKCDHVTNNYTESFNAWIGELRGKPISTLVEGLRKKFMKKTHKRYQKGCTLTTTVTLKMMDKLQKIGQASRQCQLTMAGDDIFEVGNMNRSYIVNLPTKSCNCGAFQILGLPCKHAALGIIYKRQKLESYCDHWFSRDMYLKTYASER